In Silene latifolia isolate original U9 population chromosome 3, ASM4854445v1, whole genome shotgun sequence, a single window of DNA contains:
- the LOC141649631 gene encoding uncharacterized protein LOC141649631 — MTNPKYRYYIGSNEALPYRSCKSKRYITKIMFLAAVLRPTYKENGEVLFDGKLGIWPFTYQEPAKRKSKNGDAGTIVTKPIESISKVTKEALINLVIPIIKQKWPASASKDISIQQDNAKPYISGKDRKFKEAATSDVFNIILEQQPENSPDLNILDLGFFRSIQSLQDEKPAKTVEELVNNVTQAYEEETFEILDNVWLSLQACMVEIIQKKRHNNYLLTHLAKAAQRRPGTLPRDLQIDEDLVKECIQFLITCGMIGELDQLMLALGIQVPF, encoded by the coding sequence ATGACCAATCCAAAATATAGATACTACATTGGCAGCAATGAAGCTCTTCCTTACAGAAGTTGTAAAAGCAAGAGGTACATAACAAAAATTATGTTCTTAGCTGCTGTTTTAAGGCCAACATACAAAGAGAATGGAGAAGTTTTGTTTGATGGAAAGCTGGGTATATGGCCCTTTACTTACCAAGAACCAGCAAAAAGAAAGAGTAAGAACGGGGATGCTGGAACAATAGTCACAAAACCAATTGAATCCATTTCAAAGGTGACAAAAGAAGCTTTAATAAACTTAGTGATACCAATCATTAAACAAAAATGGCCAGCATCTGCATCAAAGGATATAAGCATTCAACAAGATAATGCTAAGCCTTATATAAGTGGGAAAGATAGAAAATTCAAAGAAGCAGCCACTTCAGATGTTTTCAACATCATTTTAGAACAACAACCAGAAAACTCTCCAGATTTAAATATATTGGATTTAGGTTTCTTTAGATCCATTCAATCTTTACAAGATGAAAAGCCAGCTAAGACAGTTGAAGAATTGGTGAATAATGTGACTCAAGCATATGAAGAAGAAACTTTTGAAATATTAGATAATGTATGGCTAAGCTTGCAAGCTTGTATGGTTGAAATAATACAAAAAAAAAGGCACAATAACTACCTACTAACACACTTGGCAAAGGCTGCACAAAGGAGGCCAGGGACACTTCCAAGAGATTTACAAATAGATGAAGATTTGGTGAAGGAATGCATTCAATTCTTAATTACATGTGGAATGATTGGTGAATTGGATCAACTCATGTTAGCCCTAGGTATCCAAGTCCCCTTTTGA